The following DNA comes from Polynucleobacter sp. MG-6-Vaara-E2.
GCGATGATTGAAGTAACTAATAGCATTTAAATCTCCAAATAAAAACAAAGTTATTTAATCGGTAAACTTTTCCAGCGCATGCCAGCCAAAACTTAACAGTGGCAGCATATCTTTAGCAAAATCTGTCACTTCGTTAATGGCATTTTTAGAGCAGATAGTTGATCGAGGCAACTGCTTTCTGATGATCCACCCTTTTAACTTGATAGCCCGCTCGACCTCTGGAGGCACATCTTCAAAGCCTCTGGGTATGCGAGCTAATGTATGTGAATAATCAAGCTCATAGCCTTTTCTTTTCAGGGATTTTTCTATTAATAACCAGGCCTTAGGGTTATCTAATATTCCCTGTCTGAGTTTTTTCAGAATGTGGGTCTCGGGTTGTAAATAACCTGCAGCACACCGGCTTCCTAAAGGGTCTAAGCGGAAATACAAAACACCAGGTGAGTGTTTGTCACCAGTTCTAGTAAATAGGCCACTAGCATGCATGTTGTAGGGGTGTTTTGCTTTTGAAAAACGTCCATCCCGATTAATTCTAAAAAGAGATCTTTTAGGATCGCCCCATACTGGAATATCTCTCTTGGCAAAATTCTCAGATAGAGCCTCAGTAAAATGCTTCATAGGTTCTCGCACAAACTCTTCATACTCTGAGCGATGCTCAGCAAACCAAACTCTATTTTGATTATTCGTA
Coding sequences within:
- a CDS encoding DUF2461 domain-containing protein, with the translated sequence MADFPGFSPKAFKFLEELTNNQNRVWFAEHRSEYEEFVREPMKHFTEALSENFAKRDIPVWGDPKRSLFRINRDGRFSKAKHPYNMHASGLFTRTGDKHSPGVLYFRLDPLGSRCAAGYLQPETHILKKLRQGILDNPKAWLLIEKSLKRKGYELDYSHTLARIPRGFEDVPPEVERAIKLKGWIIRKQLPRSTICSKNAINEVTDFAKDMLPLLSFGWHALEKFTD